The Kocuria sp. TGY1127_2 genome includes a window with the following:
- a CDS encoding DUF6457 domain-containing protein, with protein MTDQELPDLVEWLEMVADELDLPRDVVVPGPILKMTKDVAHGIVRPGAPTSSYLVGVALGLRLAAQSNSAEAAVPAEEQLIELSEQIRELVARTQRQAGIDPDAGE; from the coding sequence ATGACCGACCAAGAATTGCCTGACCTTGTGGAATGGCTCGAGATGGTTGCCGACGAGCTCGATTTGCCGCGCGACGTCGTGGTTCCGGGACCGATTCTCAAGATGACCAAGGACGTGGCTCACGGAATCGTTCGACCGGGCGCACCCACGAGCTCGTACCTTGTGGGGGTGGCTCTCGGGTTGCGTTTGGCTGCTCAATCCAACTCCGCCGAGGCCGCCGTTCCGGCAGAAGAGCAACTCATAGAATTGTCCGAGCAGATCAGAGAGCTCGTCGCCCGGACCCAGCGCCAAGCTGGGATCGATCCGGATGCAGGTGAATAG
- the gyrB gene encoding DNA topoisomerase (ATP-hydrolyzing) subunit B yields the protein MAAEEKHEYGASDITVLKGLEAVRKRPGMYIGSTGERGLHHLVYEVVDNSVDEALAGYCDHIEITLLADGGVKVVDNGRGIPVDMHPTEGKPTVEVVMTVLHAGGKFGGGGYAVSGGLHGVGISVVNALSTRVVTTVRNQGYVWTTSFHDGGIIDEPLTRGEETTETGTQQVFYPDPEIFESVEFDYETLRARFQQMAFLNKGLRITLTDEREAANFENEVAEEKKSAEPKINQEGTTAEGYRVVVYQYDDGLLDYVKFLNASQHTNVIHEDVISLEVEDSEKKLSLELAMQWTESYKESVHTYANTINTHEGGTHEEGFRTALTSLINRYARDNKLLREKDENLTGEDVREGLTAVISVKIAEPQFEGQTKTKLGNSEVKTFVQREVWDQMGDWLERNPNEAKDIVRRSITAAQARMAARKARETTRRKGLLESGGMPGKLKDCSSKNPEISEIYLVEGDSAGGSAVQGRDPERQAILPLRGKILNVERARLDRALSNAEVQSMITAFGAGIGEEFKIEKARYHKIVLMADADVDGQHITTLLLTLLFRFMRPLIEAGYVYLAQPPLYRIKWSNAPDDYVFSDAERDEVVARGLANNQRLPKDNGIQRYKGLGEMDYTELWDTTMDPEHRTLLQVTMDDAAAADQVFSVLMGEDVESRREFIQKNAKDIRFLDI from the coding sequence GTGGCAGCCGAAGAAAAGCACGAATATGGCGCGAGCGACATTACGGTCCTCAAAGGCCTGGAAGCGGTGCGCAAACGTCCCGGCATGTACATCGGTTCCACCGGTGAACGCGGATTGCACCACCTTGTATATGAAGTCGTAGACAACTCCGTCGATGAGGCGCTCGCCGGGTATTGCGATCATATCGAGATCACTTTGTTGGCCGACGGCGGCGTCAAGGTCGTGGACAACGGGCGCGGAATCCCCGTGGACATGCACCCCACGGAGGGCAAGCCGACCGTCGAGGTCGTGATGACGGTTCTCCACGCCGGCGGCAAATTCGGTGGTGGCGGCTACGCCGTTTCGGGCGGTCTGCACGGCGTCGGCATTTCCGTGGTCAACGCGCTTTCCACTCGAGTGGTTACCACGGTGCGAAACCAAGGCTACGTCTGGACCACGAGTTTCCATGACGGTGGCATCATCGATGAGCCTCTGACCCGCGGGGAAGAAACCACCGAGACCGGTACGCAACAGGTCTTCTACCCTGACCCGGAAATCTTCGAATCCGTTGAATTCGATTACGAGACCCTTCGGGCGCGTTTCCAGCAGATGGCTTTCCTCAACAAGGGGCTCCGCATCACCCTGACGGATGAGCGAGAGGCCGCTAACTTCGAAAACGAGGTCGCCGAGGAAAAAAAATCTGCCGAGCCCAAGATCAATCAAGAGGGCACCACGGCCGAGGGGTATCGCGTCGTCGTATACCAGTACGACGATGGCCTCCTCGACTACGTCAAATTCCTGAACGCCAGCCAGCACACCAACGTGATCCACGAGGACGTCATCTCCCTGGAAGTTGAGGACAGCGAGAAAAAGCTCTCGCTCGAATTGGCGATGCAGTGGACCGAGTCCTATAAGGAATCGGTCCATACTTACGCCAACACGATCAATACTCATGAGGGCGGAACCCACGAAGAGGGCTTCCGTACGGCACTGACCTCTCTGATCAATCGGTACGCGCGAGACAACAAACTCCTCCGTGAGAAGGATGAGAACCTCACCGGAGAAGATGTCCGCGAGGGATTGACCGCGGTGATATCGGTCAAGATCGCCGAGCCTCAGTTCGAGGGCCAGACCAAGACCAAACTCGGCAACTCGGAGGTCAAGACCTTCGTTCAGCGCGAGGTATGGGACCAAATGGGGGACTGGCTGGAGCGCAATCCCAATGAAGCGAAGGACATCGTCCGTCGGTCCATCACCGCCGCTCAGGCTCGCATGGCCGCTCGTAAGGCGCGCGAGACCACTCGCCGCAAAGGCCTGCTGGAATCCGGCGGAATGCCGGGAAAGCTCAAGGATTGCTCGTCCAAGAACCCGGAGATCTCAGAAATCTACCTCGTAGAGGGTGACTCCGCGGGTGGTTCCGCCGTTCAGGGGCGTGACCCCGAGCGTCAGGCGATTCTTCCGTTGCGAGGAAAAATCCTCAACGTCGAGCGCGCGCGCCTGGACCGGGCACTGTCCAACGCCGAGGTCCAGTCGATGATCACCGCATTCGGCGCGGGCATCGGAGAGGAATTCAAGATCGAGAAGGCTCGGTACCACAAGATCGTCCTCATGGCCGACGCCGACGTCGACGGCCAGCACATCACCACACTTCTACTGACGCTGTTGTTCCGCTTCATGCGCCCGCTGATTGAGGCCGGTTACGTTTACCTTGCGCAGCCTCCGCTGTACCGGATCAAATGGTCGAACGCCCCCGATGACTACGTCTTCTCGGATGCGGAACGTGACGAGGTTGTGGCCCGCGGATTGGCGAACAATCAGCGACTGCCCAAGGACAACGGCATTCAGCGCTACAAGGGTCTGGGCGAGATGGATTACACCGAGCTCTGGGACACGACCATGGATCCCGAACACCGGACTCTGTTGCAGGTGACCATGGACGACGCCGCCGCGGCCGATCAGGTCTTCTCGGTGCTCATGGGCGAGGATGTCGAGTCCCGCCGCGAATTCATTCAGAAGAACGCCAAGGACATCCGGTTCCTCGATATCTGA
- the gyrA gene encoding DNA gyrase subunit A has protein sequence MSTEDNGSNQNPQEGEPIEGEIVDSDAEATPKIADRIEHIDLQTEMQRSYLDYAMAVIVGRALPDVRDGLKPVHRRVIYAMYDGGYRPDRSFNKCARVVGEVMGQYHPHGDSAIYDTLVRLIQNWIMRYPLALGQGNFGSPGNDGAAAPRYTECKMAPLAMEMVRDIQENTVDFQDNYDGKNQEPVVLPARFPNLLVNGSSGIAVGMATNIPPHNLREVAEGVQWYLENPEASDEELLNALIARVKGPDFPTGAQILGHKGIEEAYRTGRGSITMRAVVNVEELHGRTCLVVTELPYQANPDNLAIKIADLIRDGKISGIADLRDETSGRTGQRLVIVLKRDAVAKVVLNNLYKHTQLQENFSANMLAIVDGVPRTLSLDAFIRHWVQHQMDVIVRRTQFRLRQAEEEAHILRGLLKALDALDEVIQLIRNSSTADDARTGLMEYLDIDEAQAQAILNMQLRRLAALERKKIQDRHDELMRLIEGYKEIIASEQRQRDLISEEMRDVVNRYGDDRRTQILMGYDGDMSIEDLIPEEDMVVTITRGGYVKRTRIDQYRSQHRGGKGIRGAQLRGDDVVEHLVVTTTHNWILFFTNFGRVYRTKAYELIEAGRDAKGQHVANLLAFQPGETIARVMALRTYEDAPYLVLATKHGLVKKSRLSDYDTNRTAGVIAINLRDEDELISAQLAHSDDDLMLISRKGQSLRFTATDEALRPMGRATSGVTGMKFRDGDELLAANVVSDDSYVFVVTEGGYAKRTKVEEYRVQGRGGLGIKVAKLVEDRGDLVGGLIVGADDEVLVVMQSGKVARSLVSEVPAKGRDTMGVIFAKPGKNDRILSIARNQDKGIDEGQEIAEDGTVEVLDAENEVPLDNGSEQTDTPAESESSSHGGSE, from the coding sequence ATGAGTACCGAAGACAACGGTTCGAATCAGAATCCTCAAGAGGGCGAACCCATCGAGGGTGAGATCGTAGACAGCGACGCGGAGGCGACCCCCAAAATCGCGGATCGCATCGAGCACATCGACCTCCAGACCGAGATGCAACGGTCTTACCTCGATTACGCCATGGCCGTCATCGTCGGTCGTGCACTGCCTGACGTCCGCGACGGCCTCAAGCCGGTTCACCGACGCGTCATCTACGCGATGTACGACGGTGGGTACCGGCCTGATCGTTCTTTCAACAAATGTGCCCGCGTCGTCGGTGAAGTCATGGGGCAGTACCACCCGCACGGCGACTCCGCGATCTACGACACTCTCGTACGTCTGATCCAGAACTGGATCATGCGTTACCCGCTTGCGCTGGGACAGGGGAACTTCGGCTCCCCCGGTAACGACGGCGCCGCAGCGCCTCGTTACACCGAGTGCAAGATGGCACCGCTCGCCATGGAAATGGTGCGGGACATCCAAGAGAACACCGTCGATTTCCAGGACAACTACGACGGAAAGAATCAAGAACCGGTCGTCCTTCCGGCTCGATTCCCCAACCTCCTGGTCAATGGTTCCTCCGGTATCGCCGTTGGTATGGCAACCAACATCCCACCGCATAACCTCCGAGAGGTAGCGGAAGGCGTTCAGTGGTACCTCGAGAATCCCGAGGCATCCGACGAAGAGCTGCTCAATGCCCTGATTGCGCGTGTCAAGGGGCCGGACTTCCCGACGGGCGCGCAGATCCTCGGGCACAAGGGGATCGAAGAGGCCTACCGGACGGGCCGTGGATCGATCACCATGCGGGCCGTCGTCAATGTCGAGGAGCTTCACGGGCGTACTTGCCTCGTGGTCACGGAATTGCCTTACCAGGCCAATCCCGACAACCTCGCCATCAAGATCGCCGACCTGATCCGCGACGGCAAGATCAGCGGAATTGCGGATCTGCGGGATGAAACCTCCGGTCGCACGGGTCAACGCCTCGTCATCGTGCTCAAGCGTGACGCCGTGGCCAAGGTTGTTCTCAATAACCTGTACAAGCACACCCAGCTGCAGGAGAATTTCTCGGCGAACATGCTCGCGATCGTCGACGGCGTTCCGCGCACGCTGTCGCTGGACGCATTCATCCGCCACTGGGTACAGCACCAGATGGACGTCATCGTCCGCCGCACGCAGTTCCGACTGCGCCAGGCGGAAGAAGAGGCGCACATCCTCCGCGGCCTCCTCAAGGCCTTGGACGCCCTGGACGAAGTCATTCAGCTGATCCGCAACTCCTCGACGGCCGATGATGCCCGCACGGGACTCATGGAGTACCTGGACATCGACGAGGCGCAGGCGCAGGCGATTCTGAACATGCAGTTGCGTCGTCTCGCGGCCCTGGAACGCAAAAAAATCCAGGACCGTCACGACGAGCTCATGCGTCTGATCGAGGGATACAAGGAAATCATCGCTTCCGAGCAGCGTCAGCGCGACTTGATCTCGGAGGAAATGCGGGACGTTGTTAACCGTTACGGCGATGACCGACGGACCCAGATCCTGATGGGCTACGACGGAGACATGTCGATCGAGGATCTCATTCCCGAAGAAGACATGGTCGTCACGATTACCCGGGGTGGTTACGTCAAGCGGACCAGGATCGACCAATACCGTTCGCAGCATCGCGGCGGTAAGGGCATCCGGGGGGCGCAGTTGCGCGGCGACGACGTCGTTGAACACCTCGTCGTCACCACGACGCACAACTGGATTCTGTTCTTCACGAACTTCGGTCGCGTGTACCGCACGAAGGCCTATGAACTCATCGAAGCGGGTCGCGACGCCAAGGGTCAGCACGTGGCCAACCTTCTGGCCTTCCAGCCAGGAGAGACGATCGCCCGTGTGATGGCTCTCCGGACGTACGAGGACGCGCCATACCTGGTCTTGGCGACAAAACACGGCTTGGTCAAGAAATCTCGTCTGAGCGATTACGACACCAACCGTACCGCCGGCGTCATCGCGATCAATCTGCGGGACGAGGACGAGCTGATTTCGGCTCAGCTCGCGCATTCCGACGACGACCTCATGCTCATCTCGCGCAAGGGCCAGTCCCTGCGTTTCACCGCGACCGACGAAGCGCTTCGCCCCATGGGCCGCGCGACGAGCGGTGTGACCGGCATGAAGTTCCGGGACGGTGATGAGCTCCTCGCTGCAAATGTCGTGAGCGATGATTCGTACGTGTTCGTGGTCACCGAGGGCGGCTACGCCAAACGGACCAAGGTCGAGGAATACCGCGTCCAAGGGCGTGGTGGACTCGGTATCAAGGTTGCCAAACTCGTCGAGGACCGTGGCGACCTGGTCGGAGGCCTGATCGTTGGTGCCGACGACGAAGTCCTGGTAGTCATGCAGTCGGGCAAGGTAGCTCGGTCGCTCGTGTCGGAGGTGCCCGCAAAGGGTCGTGACACGATGGGCGTAATATTTGCCAAGCCCGGCAAGAACGACAGGATTCTTTCCATCGCTCGAAACCAGGACAAGGGTATTGACGAGGGCCAAGAGATCGCCGAAGACGGAACGGTTGAGGTGCTCGACGCCGAAAATGAAGTACCGTTGGACAACGGTAGTGAACAGACTGATACCCCGGCCGAGTCGGAATCTTCATCACACGGAGGTAGTGAGTGA
- a CDS encoding DUF3566 domain-containing protein, which yields MTATKSAPSNGPANGKKRPASSGGRPLVRPAPRSKVRRAHLTVAKVDLWSIAKLVFLLSVAVGIVVVVATVILWLVFDITGIFGGVDSVLSMLSSQGNAVSITDYLSLGQVALYATILSIVNVVLMTLLGVISAFLYNIAARLVGGIGVTLTDD from the coding sequence GTGACAGCGACCAAGTCTGCACCATCCAACGGACCCGCCAACGGAAAGAAACGACCGGCGTCTTCGGGAGGTCGGCCTTTGGTTCGGCCAGCGCCGCGTTCCAAAGTCCGCCGTGCCCACTTGACAGTGGCCAAAGTGGATCTTTGGTCGATTGCCAAGCTGGTTTTTCTTCTCTCCGTTGCCGTAGGCATCGTCGTCGTGGTGGCAACCGTGATTCTGTGGCTGGTATTCGACATCACCGGTATCTTCGGTGGAGTGGACTCGGTCCTATCGATGCTTTCCAGTCAGGGCAATGCGGTATCGATCACGGATTACCTGTCCTTGGGCCAGGTGGCTCTCTATGCGACAATCCTTTCGATCGTGAACGTTGTTCTCATGACGCTCCTGGGTGTCATCTCGGCGTTCCTGTACAACATTGCGGCTAGACTGGTGGGCGGTATCGGAGTGACCCTCACCGACGACTGA
- a CDS encoding DLW-39 family protein, which yields MRKILAALAAGTVAFVVTKRVKDSQETKRTWSTSTDKVD from the coding sequence ATGAGGAAGATCCTGGCAGCCCTCGCGGCTGGTACGGTAGCTTTCGTGGTAACCAAACGTGTGAAGGATTCTCAGGAAACCAAGAGAACGTGGAGTACTTCCACCGACAAGGTTGACTGA
- a CDS encoding MFS transporter, translating to MSVSTHQAEDTAESPIPGGEPPNSWEVEDPPESARGAWSLVVLGVGLILIGLNLRIGVASIGPVLGEIRSSLGLSATSASLLTTIPVFAFGVFAFLTPSLTRRLGMHRLLGVTMIALALGIALRLHPSLVSLFLGTTIIGAAIAIGNVAMPPAIKQDFSHRAGLMMGLYSTALFVGAAVASGLTVPMLPLTGGNWRLALALWAVPALLAALIWIPQMLRSPGHMKQGHDVADAPSEHGEPKFRSILTSPVAIAVTALMGLQSVSYYTTLTWVPTMFQDAGMNAGSAGWMLSYSAFPGIVASLVTPTIAKRIRPSWLPVAVAVFLTGSAYLGIGLAPLSSPYVWMTLLGLGQGASISLSLTYIVWRSPDTHHTGHLSTMSQGFGYLLAGLGPLGIGAVHSLTGTWTVPLIVLGLLLIAQLLAGAMASRPVHIGRY from the coding sequence ATGTCAGTCAGTACTCACCAGGCGGAGGACACCGCTGAGTCCCCGATCCCCGGCGGAGAACCACCGAATTCTTGGGAAGTGGAAGATCCGCCCGAGTCCGCCCGAGGCGCGTGGAGTCTGGTTGTCCTCGGGGTCGGTTTGATTCTCATCGGGTTGAATCTCCGTATCGGAGTCGCCTCGATCGGTCCGGTGCTTGGGGAGATCCGGTCCTCTCTGGGCTTGTCCGCGACGTCGGCGAGTTTACTGACGACGATCCCCGTGTTTGCGTTCGGTGTGTTCGCTTTCCTGACGCCGAGCCTGACACGACGCTTGGGAATGCATCGATTGCTCGGTGTCACGATGATTGCGTTGGCTTTGGGGATTGCGCTGCGCCTGCACCCAAGTTTGGTCAGCCTCTTCCTCGGCACCACGATCATCGGAGCCGCCATCGCAATCGGAAACGTCGCGATGCCACCGGCTATCAAACAGGATTTCTCCCATCGCGCTGGCCTCATGATGGGCCTGTACTCGACGGCTCTGTTCGTCGGGGCTGCAGTGGCTTCGGGCCTCACCGTGCCGATGTTGCCTCTCACAGGCGGTAATTGGCGCCTGGCCTTGGCCCTGTGGGCCGTCCCGGCGCTTCTCGCGGCCCTGATCTGGATTCCTCAGATGCTTCGTTCGCCGGGGCACATGAAGCAGGGCCACGACGTCGCAGATGCCCCTTCCGAACACGGGGAACCAAAGTTCCGGTCAATCCTCACGAGCCCTGTTGCCATCGCGGTCACGGCGCTCATGGGCCTCCAGAGCGTCAGCTACTACACAACCCTCACCTGGGTCCCGACGATGTTTCAGGATGCAGGCATGAATGCCGGATCGGCCGGATGGATGTTGTCTTATTCCGCGTTCCCGGGCATCGTTGCATCTCTGGTGACACCGACGATCGCAAAACGTATACGCCCCAGCTGGTTGCCTGTGGCGGTCGCCGTGTTCCTGACTGGTAGCGCGTATCTCGGAATCGGTCTGGCACCGCTGTCCAGCCCTTACGTTTGGATGACATTGCTCGGGTTGGGCCAAGGTGCTTCCATCAGCTTGTCGCTGACGTACATCGTGTGGCGATCACCGGATACTCACCACACGGGGCATCTTTCGACGATGTCGCAAGGCTTCGGCTACCTCCTGGCGGGCCTGGGGCCGCTGGGAATCGGCGCGGTGCATTCCCTGACCGGAACGTGGACCGTTCCGTTGATTGTTCTGGGCCTGCTCTTGATCGCCCAGTTGTTAGCTGGTGCGATGGCCAGCCGGCCGGTCCACATCGGCCGGTATTAG
- a CDS encoding helix-turn-helix transcriptional regulator: MPESRHTMLSPEQIHLLGHDEHTPAHVHGRGHIVYPSTGVLSMVTEDGSWIAPPNRAVWIPAGFTHQHRAHGATDMRIVFMSPELAGLLPERPAVLALTALAREAVLALTEPFTRSTESRDRLRRIIIDDVSAAPEQPLHLPEPHDDRLLAVTHLVERDLASPAALASLGRRVGASERTLSRLFQRETGMSFRQWRTQLRIHRSLLMLTEGVSVVDTATACGWSNPSAFIDAFDSLVGQTPGKYQHSLG; the protein is encoded by the coding sequence ATGCCTGAATCCCGCCATACGATGCTCAGCCCTGAGCAGATCCATCTCCTGGGCCACGACGAGCACACCCCGGCTCACGTCCACGGAAGGGGACACATCGTCTACCCTTCGACTGGAGTCCTATCGATGGTCACCGAAGACGGCTCCTGGATCGCACCACCGAATCGGGCGGTATGGATCCCCGCAGGTTTCACTCATCAGCACCGCGCACACGGGGCTACCGACATGAGGATCGTTTTCATGTCCCCGGAGTTGGCCGGCCTTCTTCCCGAACGACCGGCGGTATTGGCCCTGACCGCACTGGCCAGGGAGGCCGTTCTTGCACTGACGGAACCTTTCACGCGATCGACCGAGAGCCGGGATCGGCTGAGGCGAATAATCATCGATGATGTCAGTGCCGCACCCGAACAGCCCCTTCACCTTCCCGAACCGCATGACGATCGCCTGCTGGCGGTGACCCACCTCGTCGAGCGCGACCTGGCAAGCCCCGCCGCCTTGGCGAGTCTGGGGCGACGAGTGGGCGCGAGCGAAAGAACCCTGAGTCGCTTGTTCCAACGGGAAACCGGCATGAGTTTTCGGCAGTGGCGCACTCAGTTGCGGATCCACAGATCTCTTCTGATGCTGACGGAAGGGGTCTCGGTCGTGGACACGGCGACGGCCTGCGGATGGTCCAATCCGAGCGCGTTCATCGACGCTTTTGACTCGCTGGTGGGTCAGACTCCGGGCAAGTACCAGCACTCGTTGGGCTGA
- a CDS encoding inorganic phosphate transporter gives MAPELIILAIVIVTALVFDFTNGFHDTGNAMATSIATGALKPKVAVALSAILNLVGAFLSIEVAKTVGKEVVNLELTSGSDLMIIVFTGLVGGITWNLLTWLLGLPSSSSHALFGGLIGATIAGLGLSGVLWTSIVAKVIVPAVAAPLVAGIISTVGTALIYRLTRSVGDEQKERGFRWGQVGTASLVSLAHGTNDAQKTMGVIFLALVASSAIDPNADIPFWVKLTCAAAIALGTYLGGWRIIRTLGKGLVEIDSPQGMAAEGASAAIILTSSHFGMALSTTHVATGSILGTGLGRKGAEVRWSVAGRMVVAWIITIPAAAIVGAVTWFLGHMVAMMTNDLVGALVIFALLLGLSGYMWHRSRQSPVTHDNVNDEWQGETPAADGAATEAINSESTLTGTMVHVKVGEMIGHESRGGARKHFSHK, from the coding sequence GTGGCACCTGAACTCATCATCCTCGCAATTGTCATCGTCACGGCATTGGTCTTTGACTTCACGAATGGCTTCCACGACACCGGCAACGCCATGGCCACGTCGATCGCGACGGGCGCTCTCAAGCCGAAGGTTGCGGTCGCTCTCTCTGCGATTCTGAATCTCGTAGGTGCTTTCCTATCCATCGAGGTCGCCAAAACGGTGGGCAAAGAGGTCGTGAACCTCGAACTGACCTCCGGCAGTGACCTGATGATCATTGTGTTCACGGGGCTCGTCGGTGGTATCACCTGGAACCTTTTAACCTGGCTTTTGGGGTTGCCGTCCAGCTCATCCCATGCGCTCTTCGGTGGTCTGATCGGCGCGACCATCGCTGGTCTTGGCCTCAGCGGTGTCCTGTGGACCAGCATCGTCGCGAAAGTCATCGTCCCGGCCGTTGCGGCCCCCCTTGTCGCTGGCATTATTTCTACGGTGGGCACCGCCTTGATCTACCGTCTGACCCGCAGCGTGGGAGACGAACAAAAAGAGCGTGGTTTCCGGTGGGGACAGGTGGGAACAGCGTCGCTGGTCTCCCTCGCCCACGGAACCAATGATGCCCAGAAAACGATGGGCGTGATCTTCCTGGCGTTGGTGGCTTCCTCGGCCATCGATCCGAACGCCGACATTCCCTTCTGGGTCAAACTGACGTGCGCCGCAGCCATTGCCCTGGGAACTTACCTGGGTGGCTGGCGGATCATCCGGACTTTGGGCAAAGGTTTGGTTGAAATCGATTCGCCTCAGGGCATGGCTGCCGAAGGCGCTTCCGCAGCCATCATTCTGACGTCCTCCCACTTCGGTATGGCCTTGTCCACAACCCACGTGGCGACCGGTTCGATTCTGGGAACCGGCCTCGGGCGGAAAGGTGCCGAAGTTCGTTGGTCAGTAGCCGGACGAATGGTCGTCGCGTGGATTATCACGATCCCCGCGGCGGCGATCGTCGGAGCCGTCACCTGGTTCCTCGGTCACATGGTGGCGATGATGACGAACGACCTCGTGGGCGCGCTCGTGATTTTCGCATTGCTCCTTGGCCTGTCCGGATACATGTGGCACCGGTCCCGTCAGTCGCCCGTAACCCACGACAACGTCAACGACGAATGGCAGGGGGAGACGCCGGCTGCCGACGGAGCGGCAACGGAAGCCATCAACTCGGAGAGCACCCTGACCGGGACCATGGTTCATGTCAAAGTGGGCGAGATGATTGGTCACGAGTCACGCGGTGGTGCCCGCAAGCACTTCTCTCACAAGTAA